From Nonlabens sp. Ci31, the proteins below share one genomic window:
- a CDS encoding BamA/TamA family outer membrane protein, giving the protein MLIVSSCAVKKYIPEDELLFTGYDLEIKLDSLADVRDVADLKLQLEEVLTPKPNSTFLGMRPGLHYYYKVNKDSAGFIGRFINKKVGEKPVYLSDVQEETTLDLLRNRLENRGFFFSNISSETLKVADLKEGSVSYKISLPDPYRMKTYQVEPDSIPFYHVLENQVKESPIALNSRFDLSALKQERERIDTNLKNKGYYNFNSGFLIFQADTNRYDNKKFDLFLKLKKDVLSKSVKPYQIKTVNVYPYNITRSDSIAMDTVGYAGKDYIQKSNFFRPDRLDPFILIEPSDLYSPKKSKSTSRRLGSIGAYKFVNIEYTEMNGEANDSLNYLEANIYLSPLNKRAIRAELQAVTKSNDFAGPSLGLTYSNRNLFKGGEVFNLKATAAYEVQIAGSNNAGLTSTEFGLGGDLIFPRMLAPFTVDKNYFEYAIPKTKVSLSADILNRSQLYSLLTFSGSFGYVWQANKYVTHELNPASINYVNLLNTSEEFDAILSDNPFLQSSFEQQFISGLTYSFTYNEMVNQQKRALFYVNSTLDIAGNSISLWSKENEQGKNEFLGLEYAQYAKADVDLRFHYLLSKESRLATRFFAGYGLPYGNSDVLPFSKQYFAGGAYSVRAFRTRSLGPGTYSPDNSDDRSFFDQSGNLRLEANIEYRFPIYSYFKGAVFADAGNVWTTAKNGLPGGEFGSNFINEFGIGAGVGLRVDVQGFVIRFDLAAPWHDPSMPEGERWDFDLENPVFNFAIGYPF; this is encoded by the coding sequence ATGTTAATAGTATCTTCCTGTGCTGTAAAGAAATACATTCCAGAAGATGAACTATTGTTTACAGGATACGATTTAGAAATAAAGCTAGATTCCTTGGCAGATGTTAGGGATGTAGCTGATTTAAAGCTTCAATTAGAAGAGGTACTAACTCCAAAGCCCAACAGTACTTTTTTAGGAATGCGACCAGGCTTGCATTATTACTATAAAGTAAATAAAGACAGTGCGGGATTTATAGGTCGCTTTATAAATAAAAAAGTAGGTGAAAAGCCGGTTTATCTCTCTGATGTGCAAGAGGAGACTACACTTGATCTACTGCGCAACCGACTGGAAAACAGAGGGTTTTTCTTTAGTAATATCAGTTCAGAGACTTTAAAAGTAGCAGACCTTAAAGAAGGAAGTGTTTCTTATAAAATAAGCTTACCTGATCCATATCGCATGAAAACCTATCAAGTAGAGCCTGATTCCATTCCTTTTTACCATGTATTAGAAAACCAAGTTAAAGAATCACCTATAGCGCTAAATTCTCGTTTTGATTTGAGTGCTTTAAAACAAGAAAGAGAGCGCATTGACACGAATTTAAAGAACAAAGGATATTATAATTTTAATTCTGGATTTTTAATTTTTCAAGCAGACACCAATCGGTACGACAATAAAAAGTTTGACTTGTTTCTTAAGCTTAAAAAAGATGTTCTTTCTAAATCGGTAAAGCCTTATCAAATTAAAACTGTGAATGTATATCCTTATAATATCACTAGAAGTGATTCTATTGCTATGGACACCGTAGGTTATGCAGGTAAGGATTACATTCAAAAATCAAACTTCTTTAGACCAGATAGACTGGATCCATTTATATTGATAGAACCCAGTGATTTATACAGTCCTAAAAAATCAAAATCTACCAGTCGCCGTTTGGGTTCCATAGGAGCTTACAAATTTGTGAATATTGAATATACAGAAATGAACGGAGAGGCAAATGATAGCCTAAATTACTTAGAAGCAAACATCTATTTATCACCACTAAATAAACGAGCCATAAGAGCAGAATTGCAAGCGGTAACCAAGTCCAATGATTTTGCAGGACCTAGTTTAGGGCTTACTTATTCTAATCGGAACCTTTTTAAAGGTGGAGAGGTGTTCAACTTAAAAGCAACAGCAGCATATGAAGTTCAAATAGCAGGAAGTAATAACGCAGGACTTACCAGTACCGAATTTGGTCTAGGTGGCGATTTAATTTTCCCGCGTATGTTAGCACCTTTTACCGTAGATAAAAATTATTTTGAATATGCGATTCCTAAAACTAAAGTCAGCCTCAGTGCTGATATTTTGAACAGGAGCCAGTTGTACAGTCTGCTTACTTTTTCTGGAAGCTTTGGTTATGTATGGCAAGCCAATAAATATGTGACGCACGAGCTCAATCCAGCTTCTATCAACTACGTGAATTTACTGAATACCTCAGAAGAATTTGATGCTATTCTTTCTGATAACCCCTTTCTTCAAAGTAGTTTTGAGCAACAATTTATATCTGGATTGACTTATTCTTTTACGTACAATGAGATGGTAAATCAGCAAAAGAGAGCCTTGTTCTATGTGAATAGCACCTTAGATATAGCAGGAAATAGTATCAGCTTATGGAGTAAAGAGAATGAACAAGGAAAAAATGAATTTCTAGGTCTAGAATATGCACAATACGCAAAAGCAGATGTAGATCTTAGGTTTCATTATTTACTAAGTAAAGAATCCAGACTGGCGACTCGATTCTTTGCAGGTTATGGACTGCCTTATGGAAACAGTGATGTGTTGCCTTTTAGTAAACAGTATTTTGCTGGTGGAGCTTATAGCGTTCGGGCGTTTAGAACTAGGTCATTAGGTCCTGGAACTTACAGTCCAGATAATTCAGATGACCGTTCTTTCTTTGATCAGTCAGGAAACCTACGCCTGGAAGCAAACATAGAATATCGTTTTCCCATTTACAGCTATTTTAAAGGAGCTGTTTTTGCAGATGCCGGTAACGTATGGACCACCGCTAAAAATGGATTGCCAGGTGGTGAGTTTGGAAGTAATTTTATCAATGAGTTTGGAATAGGTGCAGGAGTAGGACTGCGTGTGGACGTTCAGGGATTTGTCATTCGTTTTGATCTCGCAGCGCCGTGGCATGATCCATCTATGCCCGAAGGAGAACGCTGGGACTTCGACCTAGAAAATCCGGTTTTCAATTTTGCTATAGGTTATCCTTTTTAG
- a CDS encoding M43 family zinc metalloprotease — MKKNFTQLVLIIAVLFSSFTFAQQRKCSTHEDLQLAMSQNPALARSVENVERYTQQKANELLIQKSVNGSVITIPVVVHVLYSNSTQNISVAQIQSQIDVLNEDFRRTNSDADNVWSQAADMQIEFCLAQVDPNGNATNGITRKASSVTSWNTTQNRMKSSSTGGTSPWDTTQYLNMWTVSALNSNGQAGILGYAQFPGGSRATDGVVMGYNYFGRTGAISAPFDGGRTTTHEVGHLFGLRHIWGDGPCGADDFVTDTPESDASNGGCAIGTVSCGTTDMVQNYMDYSNDSCMNLFTLGQKARMRANLLSGGFHAALAQSTKCTPPSGGGGSTGCSSTINSFPYSNGFENTLGGWTQDTGDTLDWTIQSGGTPSGSTGPTGADQGSFYIYVEASDPNFNKTAVLNSPCLNFASGASPTASFRYQMTGNAVGTLRLQARADGSTSWSTVFTKTGDQGAAWITGTATLSANTAQVRLVVDTTNSWQGDIAVDGFGITVATSGGSGCLNGVSSFPYAEGFENTLGQWSQNNSDTLDWTLRSGGTPSGSTGPAAAAQGSFYVYVEASNPNFSKTASLDSPCFDLSSQNNANLSFQYQMTGNAVGTLKVEASTGGSYATIFTKSGDQGSAWLTANVNLAAYAGTDLQLRLTVNTTSSWQGDIAVDDLKITSGAISTDKCAGVPAYNSANSYSVGDRVVYQNTLFERLAASWANLGTCGTAREATASVVNIPASISIYPNPVSGANLFTTATGEKVTYTIYNISGQRVAMGTLNGNAIDVAALKANVYLIQINDGEQTVTKKFIKK; from the coding sequence ATGAAAAAAAACTTTACACAATTAGTACTGATCATTGCAGTACTTTTCTCCTCCTTTACATTTGCACAACAAAGAAAGTGTTCCACCCATGAAGACTTGCAGCTGGCGATGTCTCAAAATCCTGCACTAGCAAGAAGTGTAGAAAATGTAGAGCGATACACGCAGCAAAAAGCAAATGAATTACTAATTCAAAAATCAGTTAATGGAAGTGTCATTACTATTCCGGTAGTCGTACACGTATTATACAGTAACTCGACACAAAATATAAGCGTTGCACAAATTCAATCTCAAATAGATGTTCTTAACGAAGATTTCAGAAGAACAAACAGCGATGCAGATAACGTTTGGTCTCAAGCGGCCGACATGCAAATTGAATTCTGTCTTGCTCAAGTGGATCCCAATGGAAATGCTACTAACGGTATAACAAGAAAGGCATCCTCGGTAACTTCCTGGAATACTACTCAAAACAGAATGAAAAGTTCTTCAACAGGTGGAACGAGCCCATGGGATACTACCCAATACCTTAATATGTGGACCGTTTCTGCTTTAAACAGTAACGGACAAGCTGGTATTTTAGGTTATGCACAATTCCCAGGAGGAAGTCGTGCTACAGACGGTGTAGTGATGGGTTATAACTACTTCGGTCGCACTGGTGCCATATCTGCTCCTTTTGATGGAGGTAGAACTACCACTCACGAAGTAGGTCACCTTTTTGGTCTTCGCCATATTTGGGGCGATGGACCTTGTGGTGCTGATGATTTTGTGACAGACACTCCAGAATCTGACGCCTCAAATGGTGGATGTGCTATAGGTACTGTTTCTTGTGGTACTACAGATATGGTTCAAAATTATATGGATTATTCTAATGACTCTTGTATGAACCTATTTACTTTAGGTCAAAAGGCACGTATGCGAGCTAACTTATTAAGTGGTGGTTTTCACGCTGCTTTGGCACAATCAACTAAATGCACTCCTCCATCTGGAGGTGGCGGTTCTACTGGTTGCAGCAGTACTATAAACAGTTTTCCTTATTCTAATGGTTTTGAAAACACATTAGGTGGCTGGACACAAGATACTGGCGATACCCTAGACTGGACCATACAATCAGGTGGAACTCCGTCAGGCAGTACAGGCCCAACTGGAGCAGACCAAGGTTCTTTCTATATATATGTAGAAGCTTCTGACCCTAACTTTAACAAAACAGCTGTCTTGAATTCTCCCTGTTTAAACTTTGCAAGTGGAGCGTCTCCTACTGCTTCTTTTAGATATCAAATGACAGGTAATGCTGTTGGTACATTAAGATTACAAGCGAGAGCTGACGGTTCAACTTCATGGTCTACCGTATTTACCAAAACTGGTGATCAAGGTGCTGCATGGATAACTGGAACGGCTACATTAAGTGCTAATACAGCACAAGTAAGATTAGTAGTAGACACCACAAATTCTTGGCAAGGTGACATCGCTGTAGATGGATTTGGAATCACAGTTGCTACTTCTGGTGGTTCTGGTTGTTTAAATGGAGTTTCTTCTTTCCCTTATGCTGAAGGATTTGAAAATACATTAGGTCAGTGGTCACAAAACAACAGCGATACGCTGGACTGGACATTACGTTCTGGTGGGACTCCTTCTGGTAGTACAGGTCCAGCTGCAGCTGCTCAAGGTTCCTTCTATGTTTATGTAGAAGCTTCTAATCCTAACTTTAGCAAAACGGCTTCTTTAGATTCTCCATGTTTTGACCTAAGCAGTCAGAATAATGCCAACTTATCTTTCCAATACCAGATGACAGGTAACGCAGTAGGGACTCTTAAAGTTGAAGCGAGTACTGGTGGTTCTTATGCTACTATCTTTACGAAGTCTGGAGATCAAGGTTCAGCATGGTTAACTGCTAATGTGAATCTTGCGGCATATGCAGGTACTGATCTTCAATTAAGATTGACCGTAAATACTACTTCTTCATGGCAAGGTGACATCGCTGTAGATGATTTAAAAATTACGAGTGGTGCCATCTCTACTGATAAGTGTGCTGGCGTTCCTGCATACAATAGCGCAAACTCTTATTCTGTAGGTGATCGTGTTGTATATCAAAACACACTTTTTGAAAGATTAGCTGCGAGTTGGGCTAATTTAGGAACTTGTGGTACTGCAAGAGAAGCTACTGCTAGCGTTGTGAACATACCTGCGAGTATTTCCATCTACCCTAACCCAGTAAGCGGTGCCAATTTATTTACGACTGCAACTGGTGAGAAAGTAACTTACACGATCTACAACATCAGTGGACAACGTGTTGCTATGGGAACCCTAAATGGAAATGCAATTGACGTTGCAGCACTTAAAGCAAATGTTTATCTCATTCAAATCAACGATGGCGAGCAAACAGTAACTAAGAAGTTTATCAAGAAGTAG
- a CDS encoding NAD-dependent succinate-semialdehyde dehydrogenase, with protein sequence MITTINPYNGKELQQYQELNKKEIKAKLETAQKTFEDWRTTSFEHRANHLRKVGALLRKNKESYAKLMTAEMGKPVSQSRGELEKCAWLCDHYAANAPGYLAKEHIETEHFKSYVSYEPIGVVLAVMPWNYPFWQVFRFIAPALMAGNVGVLKHASSVMGCAELIQDIFLEAGFPEGCFQNFVIGSDAVEAIIENDIIKAVTLTGSKPAGAAVASTAGKQIKKTVLELGGNNALVVFKDANIDSAVEECVAARFQNTGQSCIAGKRLLLQEEIAEEFLDKFTQKVKTLVSGDPQEENTYIGVMAREDLAEELEDLMNASIEKGAELHYGGSRDKTYFAPTILTNVTADMPVFKKETFGPLMAVTTFKADEEAIRLVNNSKFGLGASLFSTDLKKMEELAAQIKDGAVYINHKVASHPALPFGGTGISGYGRELSHYGIREFVNIKTVVIA encoded by the coding sequence ATGATCACCACCATAAATCCTTATAACGGCAAAGAGCTTCAGCAATACCAGGAACTGAATAAAAAGGAAATTAAAGCTAAATTAGAAACGGCTCAAAAAACTTTTGAAGATTGGAGAACAACTAGTTTTGAGCATCGTGCAAACCACCTGCGTAAAGTAGGGGCATTGCTTAGAAAAAATAAGGAATCCTACGCAAAATTAATGACAGCTGAGATGGGTAAGCCTGTTTCACAATCCAGAGGCGAACTAGAAAAATGCGCTTGGTTATGCGATCATTATGCTGCAAATGCTCCAGGTTATCTCGCAAAAGAACATATAGAAACAGAGCATTTTAAATCTTATGTAAGTTATGAGCCTATAGGGGTGGTGCTTGCCGTCATGCCTTGGAATTATCCGTTTTGGCAAGTTTTCCGTTTTATAGCACCAGCGCTTATGGCGGGTAATGTAGGAGTTTTGAAACATGCGAGCAGTGTCATGGGATGTGCAGAATTAATCCAAGACATTTTCCTAGAGGCTGGTTTTCCAGAAGGTTGTTTTCAGAATTTTGTGATTGGAAGCGATGCTGTAGAAGCTATTATTGAAAATGATATTATTAAGGCGGTAACCTTAACTGGCTCTAAGCCGGCTGGTGCAGCGGTTGCTTCTACCGCTGGAAAACAAATTAAGAAAACTGTATTAGAGTTAGGTGGAAATAACGCTTTGGTAGTGTTTAAGGACGCAAACATTGATAGCGCCGTAGAAGAATGTGTGGCTGCTAGATTTCAGAACACAGGACAAAGTTGTATAGCAGGAAAGCGATTGCTGTTGCAAGAAGAAATTGCGGAGGAGTTTCTAGATAAATTCACCCAAAAAGTAAAGACGCTTGTTTCTGGAGATCCGCAAGAAGAAAATACCTATATAGGTGTCATGGCAAGAGAGGATCTGGCTGAAGAACTAGAAGATCTTATGAATGCCTCTATAGAAAAAGGAGCAGAGCTGCATTACGGAGGTTCTAGGGATAAAACTTATTTTGCTCCTACCATTTTAACTAATGTCACTGCTGATATGCCTGTTTTTAAAAAGGAAACTTTTGGTCCTTTGATGGCTGTCACTACCTTTAAAGCAGACGAGGAAGCTATAAGATTAGTCAATAATTCAAAATTTGGTCTTGGAGCCAGTCTTTTTTCAACCGATTTAAAAAAGATGGAAGAACTGGCTGCTCAAATAAAAGATGGAGCGGTTTATATCAATCACAAAGTAGCAAGTCATCCTGCGTTGCCTTTTGGCGGTACTGGAATTTCTGGTTATGGGAGGGAATTATCTCATTATGGGATTAGAGAATTTGTAAATATTAAGACGGTGGTGATCGCATAA
- a CDS encoding translocation/assembly module TamB produces the protein MLLLFIRSPWGQSIIINQAVSYVKDKTGTEVQLESAFITFDGHIKVDGLYLGDLKNDTLLYSRSLEANIPLLPLIKGTGFEIDDVSWDGLTARVKRTDTIDGFNYQFLVDAFSTAPDTTASEPMNFKIGTIQLTNFDIMYQDEVGKMDAIAKFDELLVEMNELDLDKMLIDLETLTLRNAVINYEKDMVTAFAKATAASNPHKDTSLTKEWPLPLLIAHKIRLDSVKINYNSEPDGIVIRTDFGVLETSIPKADIQNSDILVSYLNLNDSNMEVMMDDVASSASDELIIYEWPDMKIGLEKLTLKNNRFLYALNGAQPHASQFQSDAVLLTGIHVELHDFKLADKNAAVVIDSASVYVNAGLRLHQLKGKLKASDTDLNISNLVTSVNKSSLKGNISLGYTSINALINNPEALQLDIALPFYSFDLKEMYTFQPDLATNEYFSKLAQKPLKGKITARGSSENLRLEKFEVTWGASTSITANGTLQHITNVEQLYFNLPELIATTNRNSILAFIKEEDLGITLPETAQLISSVSGTLNRVMTKSSLQTSYGSLMLDGSFSNSDQLKYDAQLQVNELQLSKMLRMQGIGRLSLQLKTQGSGSDLSSLDASINGKILEFAYNDYPLKNIPLQGSIKNGDGSFSSKFKDDNINIALYAAVQLEKESVKSQATIDITGADLKAFSMSSKNLKAAGKIDVNYEGDAAGYKINTKVADGIAVFDEQSYLLGTLNVDVFVKPDSTSLDLKNKMLDLQLRSNSDPQNIGKALKRHINKYLTNSIKTDSLSPVVLQITGKITPAPILRDVILPELQALDPVIFRMDFNEKDRRLDSDIAVPYLKYADSEVDSLFISSESDTQNLTFQLGFNKIEAGPITIKRTALTGIVSENKLNLDFTSYDEEERLLHFASTLSRKRDSNGIEDLIFNLSLNDLILNKKPWIIPESNEIAIRENRIAFKDFKLTNGAQSIELRSDRPTTDKDHIALLLRNFRLQALLSFLNPDEKLASGEVNGELILEDIYGTTGFLADLEIVDLHALEIPLGRLKINAKTEDGSIYNTAISVKGDAVDVVLAGYYKTDEKAADLDFDLDVNRINMSTITGFSSDFLKEGTGSINGAFKIAGTTANPKYKGVLRFDKAAASVSMLNTSFTFKDEEIKVDNSGITMNKLHIADAQGDIFTVDGKIGTDNLLVPTFDLKLTAKDFTAINSTNKDNELYYGQATFDAKAAITGNLDVPVVDIDLTVKEVTDITYVVPATELDVVQRDGIVQFVNKQNPEAILTQTEEETATLTGFDITVNFKIKDDAKVTIIIDPTTRDQLQVSGTGDLKFRMTPNGRMTLAGRYEIADGYYQLNLYDIVSRRFELAKGGSVTWSGDPFDANLDVSAIYKVETSASALMASQTSGADITDKNRFRQVLPFLVYLNVDGELLQPEISFQINLPEEEQGAIGGQVNGRLQQLNTQDQELNKQVFSLLVLNKFFPTSGSDGTNGGTATIVSDNLNQALSDQLNQFGGKLLGNSGIDLNFGLDSYTDYQSGDGQQRTQLDVTASKKLMDDRLIVSVGSEVAIQGSPQNGEQAPAIGNVSIEYLLTEAGQWRLKGFRRNQYDNVVDGQLIVSGIALVFSKEFNEFKNLFKKTVVAEEKKARREEDEKEKLIKEAAEK, from the coding sequence TTGCTCCTCCTGTTCATACGAAGTCCTTGGGGACAAAGCATCATCATCAATCAGGCAGTCTCCTATGTAAAAGATAAAACGGGAACAGAAGTACAGCTGGAAAGTGCATTCATCACATTTGATGGTCATATAAAAGTAGATGGATTGTATCTGGGGGATTTAAAAAATGACACCTTGCTTTACTCTCGCAGTTTAGAGGCTAATATTCCGTTATTACCACTTATTAAAGGAACTGGCTTTGAAATTGACGATGTCTCATGGGATGGACTTACTGCACGAGTTAAAAGAACAGACACTATAGATGGATTCAACTATCAATTCCTTGTCGATGCCTTTTCAACCGCTCCGGACACCACCGCAAGTGAGCCTATGAATTTTAAAATAGGCACTATTCAACTGACTAATTTTGATATTATGTATCAGGATGAGGTGGGTAAAATGGACGCCATAGCAAAATTTGACGAGTTGTTAGTTGAAATGAATGAATTGGATCTCGATAAAATGCTTATTGATCTAGAGACTCTAACTCTGAGAAATGCTGTTATCAACTATGAAAAGGATATGGTTACCGCTTTCGCTAAAGCGACTGCAGCTTCCAACCCGCATAAAGACACCAGCCTTACTAAAGAATGGCCACTGCCATTACTTATAGCACATAAAATACGACTGGACAGTGTGAAAATCAACTACAATTCCGAGCCCGACGGAATCGTGATCCGTACAGATTTTGGAGTATTAGAAACCTCTATACCCAAAGCAGATATTCAAAATAGCGATATTCTTGTATCCTACCTTAACCTAAATGACAGCAATATGGAGGTAATGATGGATGATGTAGCATCTTCAGCTTCTGATGAGCTTATCATATATGAATGGCCAGATATGAAAATAGGTTTAGAAAAGCTGACGCTAAAAAACAATAGATTTTTATACGCTCTTAATGGCGCACAGCCTCATGCCTCACAGTTTCAATCAGATGCTGTTTTGCTGACAGGTATTCATGTAGAATTGCACGACTTCAAATTAGCTGATAAAAATGCGGCAGTAGTAATAGATAGTGCATCGGTATATGTAAACGCTGGTTTGCGACTGCACCAATTAAAAGGAAAATTAAAAGCGTCTGACACAGACCTTAATATTAGTAATCTGGTAACCAGTGTAAATAAAAGCTCGCTTAAGGGAAACATTTCACTAGGCTATACAAGTATCAATGCATTGATCAATAATCCGGAAGCATTACAACTAGATATTGCCTTGCCTTTCTATAGCTTTGATTTAAAGGAGATGTATACTTTTCAACCAGATCTAGCCACTAATGAATACTTTTCTAAACTAGCTCAAAAACCTTTAAAAGGTAAGATTACTGCTAGAGGAAGCAGTGAAAACCTTAGGCTAGAAAAGTTTGAAGTGACATGGGGAGCGAGTACATCCATTACAGCAAATGGGACATTACAGCACATCACTAATGTAGAACAACTGTACTTCAACTTGCCTGAACTTATTGCTACAACAAATAGAAACAGCATTCTCGCATTTATTAAAGAAGAAGATTTAGGGATCACATTACCAGAAACAGCACAATTAATTTCAAGCGTTTCTGGAACTCTTAATCGCGTAATGACTAAATCAAGCTTGCAAACCAGTTATGGTTCCCTGATGCTGGACGGTAGTTTTAGCAATTCTGATCAATTAAAATATGATGCTCAACTACAAGTAAATGAATTACAGCTTTCTAAAATGCTCCGTATGCAAGGTATCGGTCGTTTAAGCTTGCAGTTAAAAACTCAGGGAAGTGGTAGTGACCTCAGTTCCCTAGATGCTTCTATAAACGGGAAGATCCTAGAGTTTGCTTATAACGACTATCCATTAAAAAATATTCCTCTCCAAGGAAGTATAAAGAATGGGGATGGAAGTTTTTCTTCCAAATTTAAAGATGATAACATCAATATAGCGCTTTATGCAGCTGTTCAATTAGAAAAAGAGAGTGTTAAGTCACAAGCAACTATAGATATCACTGGTGCAGATTTAAAAGCTTTTAGTATGAGTTCCAAAAACCTAAAAGCTGCTGGAAAAATAGATGTGAATTATGAAGGAGATGCAGCGGGTTATAAAATCAACACTAAGGTAGCTGATGGAATTGCCGTTTTTGATGAGCAATCCTATTTATTAGGCACCCTAAACGTCGATGTTTTTGTAAAGCCAGATTCGACTTCCTTAGATCTGAAAAACAAAATGCTCGATTTACAACTGAGATCTAATTCAGATCCGCAAAATATAGGTAAAGCTTTAAAACGTCATATAAATAAGTACCTAACTAACAGCATTAAAACAGACTCCCTATCCCCAGTAGTCTTGCAGATTACGGGTAAAATTACTCCAGCACCCATATTGAGAGACGTGATACTTCCTGAATTGCAAGCACTGGATCCCGTAATTTTTAGGATGGATTTTAATGAAAAAGACCGCAGACTTGATAGTGATATAGCGGTGCCTTATCTCAAATATGCCGATAGTGAGGTTGATAGTTTGTTTATTTCCTCAGAATCTGATACACAAAACCTAACCTTTCAACTGGGCTTCAATAAAATAGAAGCGGGACCTATAACGATTAAACGAACAGCTTTGACAGGAATCGTCTCAGAAAACAAGCTGAATCTTGATTTCACCTCTTATGATGAAGAGGAACGACTCCTCCATTTTGCGAGCACGCTTTCGCGAAAGCGAGACAGCAACGGAATAGAAGACCTTATTTTTAATCTTTCACTAAATGACCTGATCCTGAACAAGAAACCATGGATCATTCCAGAAAGCAATGAGATTGCTATAAGAGAAAATAGGATTGCATTCAAAGATTTTAAACTGACTAATGGAGCACAAAGTATCGAGTTAAGAAGCGATAGGCCTACAACCGATAAAGATCATATCGCCTTGCTTTTAAGAAACTTTAGATTACAAGCTTTATTGAGTTTCTTAAATCCTGATGAAAAACTTGCTTCTGGAGAGGTTAATGGTGAACTTATTTTAGAGGATATCTATGGAACTACAGGATTCTTAGCAGATCTTGAAATAGTCGATTTGCACGCTTTAGAAATTCCTTTGGGAAGGTTGAAAATCAATGCGAAAACAGAGGATGGATCAATATATAACACTGCGATCAGTGTCAAAGGCGATGCTGTGGATGTGGTTTTAGCGGGCTATTATAAAACCGATGAAAAGGCAGCAGACCTGGATTTTGACTTAGATGTCAATAGAATCAATATGAGTACGATTACAGGTTTTTCTTCAGATTTTCTCAAGGAAGGAACAGGTTCTATAAACGGAGCGTTTAAAATAGCTGGAACTACTGCAAACCCTAAATACAAAGGGGTTTTAAGATTTGATAAAGCGGCTGCAAGTGTTTCTATGTTAAATACAAGTTTCACTTTTAAAGATGAAGAGATAAAAGTTGATAACTCTGGAATCACTATGAATAAACTTCATATAGCCGATGCGCAGGGAGATATATTTACGGTAGATGGAAAAATAGGAACCGATAATTTATTAGTTCCAACCTTTGATCTAAAGCTTACTGCAAAGGATTTTACCGCCATAAATAGTACCAATAAAGATAACGAATTGTATTATGGTCAAGCAACATTTGACGCCAAGGCCGCTATAACTGGAAATCTAGATGTACCTGTGGTGGATATAGACTTGACCGTAAAAGAGGTTACTGATATTACCTATGTAGTTCCTGCGACAGAACTAGATGTGGTGCAGCGCGATGGAATTGTACAATTTGTAAACAAACAAAATCCAGAGGCCATTTTAACCCAAACAGAAGAGGAAACGGCAACACTTACAGGCTTTGACATAACAGTAAATTTTAAGATTAAAGATGATGCTAAAGTCACTATTATCATTGATCCAACTACAAGAGATCAATTACAAGTTTCTGGAACAGGGGATCTTAAATTTCGAATGACTCCTAATGGAAGAATGACTCTTGCTGGGCGATATGAAATAGCAGATGGGTATTACCAACTCAATTTGTACGATATTGTATCCAGACGATTTGAGCTTGCCAAAGGAGGAAGTGTGACCTGGTCAGGAGATCCTTTTGATGCTAATTTGGATGTGAGTGCTATCTATAAAGTGGAAACTAGTGCAAGCGCATTAATGGCAAGTCAAACTAGTGGAGCAGATATTACTGACAAAAATAGATTCCGTCAAGTGTTGCCGTTTTTAGTGTACTTAAATGTAGATGGCGAGTTGTTACAACCAGAAATCAGCTTTCAAATAAACCTTCCAGAGGAGGAGCAAGGAGCTATAGGCGGTCAGGTAAACGGCAGATTGCAACAACTCAATACCCAAGATCAAGAATTGAACAAACAAGTATTTTCTCTATTGGTATTGAATAAATTTTTTCCAACCAGTGGTTCTGATGGAACTAATGGAGGAACAGCAACCATAGTTAGTGATAATTTAAACCAAGCTTTGAGTGATCAACTCAATCAATTTGGTGGTAAATTGTTGGGTAATTCTGGGATTGATTTAAATTTTGGTCTGGATAGTTATACGGACTATCAAAGCGGCGATGGTCAACAAAGAACACAACTCGATGTTACCGCGAGCAAGAAATTAATGGATGATCGCTTAATTGTGAGTGTAGGTAGTGAAGTAGCTATTCAAGGCAGTCCGCAAAATGGAGAGCAAGCTCCAGCAATAGGTAATGTAAGTATAGAGTACCTTCTTACTGAAGCTGGGCAATGGCGATTAAAAGGTTTTCGCAGGAATCAGTATGATAATGTGGTGGATGGACAGTTGATCGTCAGTGGTATTGCATTGGTATTTAGTAAAGAATTCAACGAGTTTAAAAACCTATTTAAAAAAACTGTAGTTGCTGAAGAAAAAAAGGCAAGACGAGAAGAAGATGAAAAAGAGAAATTAATAAAAGAAGCAGCTGAAAAATAA